In Pseudomonas fluorescens, one genomic interval encodes:
- a CDS encoding carbohydrate ABC transporter permease produces the protein MSSVAVFSKASPFDALQRWLPKLVLAPSMFIVLVGFYGYILWTFVLSFTTSTFLPNYKWAGLAQYARLFDNDRWWVASKNLAVFGGMFIGITLVIGVLLAVFLDQRIRREGFIRTIYLYPMALSMIVTGTAWKWLLNPGMGLDKLLRDWGWEGFRLDWLIDPDRVVYCLVIAAVWQASGFIMAMFLAGLRGVDQSIIRAAQIDGASMPTIYWKVVLPSLRPVFFSAVMILAHIAIKSFDLVAAMTAGGPGYSSDLPAMFMYSFTFSRGQMGMGSASAILMLGAILAIIVPYLYSELRTKRND, from the coding sequence ATGAGTTCTGTTGCTGTGTTCAGCAAAGCCTCGCCGTTCGATGCACTGCAGCGCTGGCTACCGAAACTGGTGCTGGCGCCGAGCATGTTCATCGTGCTGGTGGGCTTCTATGGCTACATCCTGTGGACGTTCGTGCTGTCGTTCACCACCTCGACGTTCCTGCCCAACTACAAGTGGGCCGGCCTGGCGCAATACGCGCGGCTGTTCGACAACGATCGCTGGTGGGTGGCGAGCAAGAACCTTGCAGTGTTCGGTGGCATGTTCATCGGCATCACCCTGGTGATCGGTGTGCTGCTGGCAGTGTTCCTCGACCAGCGCATCCGTCGCGAAGGCTTTATCCGCACCATTTACCTGTACCCGATGGCACTCTCGATGATCGTCACCGGTACCGCGTGGAAATGGCTGCTCAACCCGGGCATGGGCCTGGACAAATTATTGCGTGACTGGGGCTGGGAAGGCTTCCGTCTGGACTGGCTGATCGACCCGGATCGCGTGGTGTACTGCCTGGTGATCGCTGCTGTGTGGCAAGCCTCGGGCTTCATCATGGCAATGTTCCTTGCCGGCCTGCGTGGGGTCGATCAGTCGATCATTCGTGCCGCGCAGATCGATGGCGCGAGCATGCCGACCATCTACTGGAAAGTCGTGCTGCCAAGCCTGCGTCCGGTGTTCTTCAGTGCGGTGATGATTCTGGCGCACATCGCGATCAAGAGCTTCGACCTGGTCGCGGCGATGACGGCGGGTGGCCCGGGTTATTCCTCCGACCTGCCGGCGATGTTCATGTACTCCTTCACCTTCAGTCGCGGCCAGATGGGCATGGGCTCGGCCAGTGCGATTCTGATGCTCGGTGCGATTCTCGCGATCATCGTGCCTTACCTGTACTCCGAGCTGAGGACCAAGCGTAATGACTAG
- a CDS encoding glucokinase, with amino-acid sequence MKLALVGDIGGTNARFALWKNQQLQSVQVLATADHASPEQAISLFLSGLGLAPGSIGSVCLSVAGPVSGDEFKFTNNHWRLSRTAFCQTLQVEQLLLINDFSAMALGMTRLQPGEFRVVCEGTPEPLRPAVVIGPGTGLGVGTLLDLGEGRFAALPGEGGHVDLPLSSPRETQLWQHIHNEIGHVSAETALSGGGLPRVYRAICAVDGHEPKLDTPEAITAAGLAGDPIALEVLEQFCCWLGRVAGNNVLTTGGRGGVFIVGGVIPRFADFFVESGFARSFADKGCMSDYFKGIPVWLVTAPYSGLVGAGVALEQAIPA; translated from the coding sequence TTGAAACTGGCTTTGGTCGGTGATATCGGAGGCACCAACGCGCGGTTCGCGTTGTGGAAAAACCAGCAACTGCAATCGGTTCAGGTGCTGGCGACAGCCGACCACGCCAGCCCGGAACAGGCGATCAGCCTGTTCCTGAGCGGCCTCGGTCTGGCGCCGGGTTCGATCGGTTCGGTGTGCCTGTCGGTGGCGGGGCCGGTGAGTGGTGATGAATTCAAATTCACCAACAACCACTGGCGCCTGAGCCGCACGGCGTTCTGCCAGACCTTGCAGGTCGAGCAACTGCTGCTGATCAACGACTTCTCGGCGATGGCGCTGGGCATGACCCGTTTGCAGCCCGGTGAATTCCGCGTGGTCTGCGAAGGCACGCCGGAGCCGTTGCGCCCGGCGGTGGTGATCGGCCCGGGCACTGGCCTGGGCGTCGGCACCTTGCTCGATCTGGGCGAAGGGCGGTTTGCCGCCTTGCCGGGGGAGGGCGGTCACGTTGATCTGCCGCTGAGCAGCCCGCGTGAAACCCAGCTCTGGCAGCACATCCACAACGAGATTGGCCACGTCAGTGCGGAAACTGCGCTGAGCGGAGGTGGTTTGCCGCGAGTCTACCGCGCGATTTGCGCAGTGGACGGACATGAACCAAAGCTTGATACGCCGGAAGCGATTACCGCAGCCGGTCTGGCTGGCGATCCGATCGCGCTGGAAGTACTGGAGCAGTTCTGCTGCTGGCTCGGCCGCGTGGCCGGCAACAACGTGCTGACCACCGGTGGTCGTGGCGGCGTGTTCATTGTTGGCGGGGTGATTCCGCGCTTTGCCGATTTCTTCGTCGAAAGCGGCTTCGCCCGCAGCTTTGCCGACAAGGGCTGCATGAGCGATTACTTCAAGGGCATTCCGGTGTGGCTGGTGACGGCGCCGTATTCCGGGCTTGTCGGCGCTGGTGTGGCACTCGAACAAGCAATACCGGCCTGA
- the edd gene encoding phosphogluconate dehydratase, producing MHPRVLEVTERLIARSRATRQAYLALIRGAATDGPMRGKLQCANFAHGVAGCGSEDKHSLRMMNSANIAIVSSYNDMLSAHQPYEVFPQQIKNALREIGSVGQFAGGTPAMCDGVTQGEPGMELSLPSREVIAMSTAVALSHNMFDGALMLGICDKIVPGLMMGSLRFGHLPTIFVPGGPMVSGISNKEKADVRQKYAEGKATREELLESEMKSYHSPGTCTFYGTANTNQLLMEVMGLHLPGASFVNPNTPLRDALTREAAHQVTRLTKQNGNFMPIGEIVDEKALVNSIVALHATGGSTNHTLHMPAIAMAAGIQLTWQDMADLSEVVPTLSHVYPNGKADINHFQAAGGMSFLIRELLEAGLLHEDVNTVLGHGLSRYTKEPFLDNGELVWREGPIESLDENILRPVARAFSAEGGLRVMEGNLGRGVMKVSAVALENQIVEAPAMVFQDQQDLADAFKAGLLEKDFVAVMRFQGPRSNGMPELHKMTPFLGVLQDRGFKVALVTDGRMSGASGKIPAAIHVSPEAYVGGALARVQEGDIIRVDGVKGTLELKVDAAEFAAREPAKGLLGNNIGSGRELFGFMRLAFSSAEQGASAFTSALETLN from the coding sequence ATGCATCCCCGCGTCCTTGAGGTCACCGAACGGCTTATCGCCCGCAGCCGCGCCACGCGTCAGGCTTACCTTGCACTGATTCGCGGTGCCGCTACCGACGGGCCGATGCGCGGCAAGCTGCAATGCGCCAACTTCGCCCACGGCGTGGCCGGGTGCGGCAGCGAAGACAAGCACAGCTTGCGGATGATGAACTCGGCGAACATCGCCATTGTTTCTTCGTATAACGACATGCTCTCGGCGCACCAGCCGTACGAAGTCTTTCCCCAGCAGATCAAAAACGCCCTACGCGAAATCGGCTCGGTCGGCCAGTTCGCCGGCGGTACGCCGGCGATGTGTGATGGCGTGACCCAGGGCGAGCCGGGCATGGAGCTGAGCCTGCCGAGCCGCGAAGTGATCGCCATGTCCACGGCGGTGGCGCTGTCGCACAACATGTTCGACGGCGCGCTGATGCTCGGCATCTGCGACAAGATCGTGCCGGGGCTGATGATGGGTTCGCTGCGCTTCGGCCATCTGCCGACGATCTTCGTCCCGGGCGGGCCGATGGTCTCGGGGATTTCCAACAAGGAAAAAGCCGACGTGCGGCAGAAGTACGCCGAAGGCAAGGCGACCCGCGAAGAGCTGCTGGAATCGGAGATGAAGTCCTACCACAGCCCGGGTACCTGCACCTTCTACGGCACCGCCAACACCAACCAATTGCTGATGGAAGTCATGGGCCTGCACTTGCCGGGCGCCTCGTTCGTCAACCCGAACACCCCGCTGCGTGATGCCCTGACCCGCGAAGCCGCGCATCAGGTCACGCGCCTGACCAAGCAGAATGGCAACTTCATGCCGATCGGCGAAATCGTCGACGAGAAAGCGCTGGTCAACTCGATCGTCGCGCTGCACGCCACCGGCGGCTCGACCAACCACACTCTGCACATGCCGGCGATCGCCATGGCCGCTGGCATCCAGCTGACCTGGCAGGATATGGCCGACCTCTCCGAAGTCGTGCCGACCCTGAGCCACGTCTACCCGAACGGTAAAGCCGACATCAACCACTTCCAGGCCGCTGGCGGTATGTCGTTCCTGATCCGCGAACTGCTCGAAGCCGGCCTGCTGCACGAAGACGTCAACACCGTGCTTGGCCACGGTCTGAGCCGCTACACCAAAGAGCCGTTCCTCGATAACGGTGAACTGGTGTGGCGCGAAGGCCCGATCGAAAGCCTCGACGAAAACATCCTGCGCCCGGTCGCCCGTGCATTCTCCGCCGAGGGTGGCTTGCGGGTGATGGAAGGCAACCTCGGTCGCGGTGTGATGAAGGTTTCTGCGGTGGCATTGGAAAACCAGATCGTCGAAGCACCGGCCATGGTGTTCCAGGATCAGCAGGATCTGGCCGATGCGTTCAAGGCCGGTCTGCTGGAGAAGGATTTTGTCGCGGTGATGCGCTTCCAGGGCCCGCGCTCCAATGGCATGCCCGAGCTGCACAAGATGACGCCGTTCCTCGGCGTGCTGCAGGATCGCGGCTTCAAAGTCGCGCTGGTCACCGACGGGCGCATGTCCGGCGCGTCGGGGAAAATCCCGGCGGCGATTCACGTCAGTCCTGAAGCTTATGTCGGTGGTGCTTTGGCGCGGGTGCAAGAGGGCGATATCATCCGCGTCGATGGCGTCAAAGGCACTTTGGAACTCAAGGTCGACGCCGCCGAATTTGCAGCGCGCGAACCTGCCAAAGGCCTGTTGGGCAACAACATCGGCAGCGGTCGCGAACTGTTTGGCTTCATGCGTTTGGCCTTCAGCTCGGCGGAGCAGGGCGCCAGCGCCTTCACTTCTGCCCTGGAGACGCTTAATTGA
- a CDS encoding ATP-binding protein — MLTESLRRLASKVPVPRSLLGRMLLLTLLAVLFAQTLSSVIWVSQLRATQLEGLVTSARSLAHSMTASVSYFRSLPVAYRPLVLDQLRSMGGTRFVVTLNDKPLGMDVLPITPRKAAVIQAVDEVLRQSLGHDTDISVTFVSPEDLRIFNAGLKLDELPRSWAHYALTLEPVNPPVLVTQIQMAPGEWLYIASLLPEPYTSLEEQGLPAQQVWFIVLTSGFLLLFIGLLVHWQSRPLKRLARAARDLSLGADVEPVAEGGGSEVVEVGRAFNTMRERISRYLTERSQLFSAISHDLRTPITRLRLRVELLEDEQLQAKFGRDLDELELLVKGALQCVKDTDIHENIEPVDLNHVLDCLVEPYLAPNGNGRVTQQGKALAAYPGKPLALKRCIGNLIDNALKYGQNAHLHIDDDERAFVLHVDDEGPGVPEQRLEQVFEPHFRLAGQQQGYGLGLGIARNIAHSHGGEVTLQNLREGGLRVTLQLPRSAD, encoded by the coding sequence ATGCTCACTGAGTCGCTGCGCCGGCTCGCCAGCAAGGTGCCGGTGCCGCGTTCGCTGCTTGGGCGGATGCTGCTGCTGACCTTGTTGGCGGTGTTGTTTGCGCAGACGTTGTCGAGCGTGATCTGGGTCTCGCAACTGCGCGCCACCCAGCTCGAAGGCCTGGTCACCAGCGCCCGCAGCCTGGCCCATTCGATGACCGCCAGCGTCAGCTATTTCCGCTCGTTGCCGGTGGCGTACCGGCCGCTGGTACTCGACCAGTTGCGCAGCATGGGCGGCACCCGTTTTGTGGTGACGCTCAACGACAAGCCGCTGGGTATGGACGTGCTGCCGATCACCCCGCGCAAGGCTGCGGTGATTCAAGCGGTGGACGAAGTGTTGCGCCAGTCGCTGGGCCACGATACCGATATCTCGGTAACCTTCGTCAGCCCCGAGGATCTGCGGATCTTCAATGCCGGGCTGAAACTCGATGAGCTGCCGCGCTCGTGGGCGCATTACGCACTGACGCTGGAACCGGTGAATCCGCCGGTGCTGGTCACGCAGATTCAAATGGCGCCGGGCGAATGGCTGTACATCGCCTCGTTGCTGCCCGAACCCTACACCAGTCTCGAAGAGCAAGGCCTGCCGGCACAGCAGGTGTGGTTCATCGTCCTTACCAGCGGCTTTTTGCTGCTGTTCATCGGCCTGCTGGTGCACTGGCAGAGCCGGCCGCTCAAGCGTCTGGCGCGGGCGGCGCGGGATCTGTCGCTGGGTGCCGATGTCGAGCCGGTGGCCGAGGGCGGCGGCAGCGAAGTGGTGGAAGTGGGCCGTGCGTTCAATACCATGCGCGAGCGTATCAGCCGCTACCTGACCGAACGCAGCCAGTTGTTCAGCGCGATTTCCCATGACCTGCGCACGCCGATCACCCGTCTGCGCTTGCGCGTCGAACTGCTTGAAGACGAGCAGCTGCAAGCCAAGTTCGGTCGCGATCTGGATGAACTGGAGTTGTTGGTCAAAGGCGCGCTGCAGTGCGTGAAAGACACCGACATCCACGAGAACATCGAACCGGTCGACCTCAATCATGTGCTCGATTGTCTGGTGGAGCCTTACCTGGCGCCCAACGGCAATGGCCGCGTGACCCAGCAGGGCAAGGCGCTGGCGGCGTATCCAGGCAAACCTCTGGCGTTGAAACGCTGCATCGGCAACCTGATCGACAATGCGCTGAAGTATGGGCAGAACGCGCATCTGCACATCGACGACGATGAGCGCGCGTTCGTCCTGCACGTCGACGACGAAGGCCCGGGCGTACCGGAGCAGCGGCTGGAGCAGGTGTTCGAGCCGCACTTTCGCTTGGCCGGCCAGCAGCAGGGTTATGGTCTCGGTTTGGGCATTGCGCGCAACATTGCTCACAGCCATGGCGGTGAGGTGACGTTGCAGAATTTGCGTGAGGGCGGGTTGCGCGTGACCCTGCAGTTGCCGCGTTCGGCGGATTAG
- a CDS encoding response regulator, whose protein sequence is MSSVNKSILLVDDDQEIRELLETYLTRAGFQVRATADGASFRQALNEAPSDLVILDVMLPDEDGFSLCRWVRQHPRQAQVPIIMLTASSDEADRVIGLELGADDYLGKPFSPRELQARIKALLRRAQFGQERSGSDVLAFDEWRLDMVSHRLFHTDGEEVILSGADFALLKLFLDHPQEILDRDTIGNATRGRDLMPLDRIVDMAVSRLRQRLRDTEKPPRLIRTVRGSGYQLAANVVAGNAH, encoded by the coding sequence GTGAGCTCAGTCAACAAGTCGATATTGTTGGTCGATGACGACCAGGAAATACGCGAGTTGCTGGAAACCTACCTGACCCGCGCCGGGTTTCAGGTGCGGGCCACCGCCGATGGCGCCAGTTTCCGCCAGGCACTCAACGAGGCGCCGAGCGATCTGGTGATCCTCGATGTGATGCTGCCCGATGAAGACGGTTTCAGCCTGTGCCGCTGGGTGCGCCAGCATCCGCGCCAGGCGCAGGTGCCGATCATCATGCTGACCGCCAGTTCCGACGAAGCCGACCGCGTGATCGGGCTGGAGCTCGGCGCTGATGACTACCTCGGCAAACCTTTCAGCCCCCGCGAGCTGCAAGCCCGAATCAAGGCGCTGCTGCGTCGCGCGCAGTTCGGTCAGGAACGCAGCGGCAGCGATGTGCTGGCTTTCGACGAGTGGCGGCTGGACATGGTCAGTCATCGGCTGTTCCACACCGACGGCGAAGAGGTGATTCTCTCCGGTGCCGACTTTGCGCTGCTGAAGTTGTTTCTCGATCATCCGCAGGAAATTCTCGACCGCGACACCATCGGCAACGCCACCCGTGGCCGTGACCTGATGCCGCTCGACCGGATTGTCGACATGGCCGTCAGCCGCTTGCGCCAACGTCTGCGCGATACAGAAAAACCGCCACGACTGATCCGCACCGTGCGCGGCAGCGGCTACCAACTGGCAGCCAATGTGGTTGCCGGCAATGCTCACTGA
- the gap gene encoding type I glyceraldehyde-3-phosphate dehydrogenase, with the protein MTLRIAINGFGRIGRNVLRALYTQGYRQDLQIVAINDLGDSAINAHLLKYDTVHGTFDAEVAHDNESLTVNGDRISVSAIRNPADLPWAAEKIDVVFECTGLFTDRAKAAAHLTAGARKVIISAPAKGADATVVYGVNHDILRQSHQIISNASCTTNCLAPVAQVLHRELGIESGLMTTIHAYTNDQNLTDVYHTDPYRARSATQNMIPSKTGAAEAVGLVLPELAGKLTGMAVRVPVINVSLVDLTVQLKKEATADEVNALMKAASQHSKILGYNTLPLVSSDFNHNPLSSIFDANHTKASGKLLKVLAWYDNEWGFSNRMLDNCLALCNAE; encoded by the coding sequence ATGACTCTTCGAATCGCAATCAATGGTTTTGGCCGCATCGGCCGTAATGTCCTGCGCGCACTGTATACCCAAGGCTATCGACAGGATTTGCAGATCGTCGCCATCAACGATCTGGGCGACAGCGCCATCAATGCCCATCTGCTCAAATATGACACCGTTCACGGCACATTCGACGCTGAAGTGGCCCATGACAATGAGAGCCTTACGGTCAATGGCGACCGCATTTCGGTCAGCGCGATTCGCAACCCGGCCGACCTGCCGTGGGCCGCGGAAAAAATTGATGTGGTGTTCGAATGCACCGGTCTGTTCACCGACCGCGCCAAAGCGGCTGCGCATCTTACTGCCGGCGCGCGCAAAGTCATCATCTCGGCCCCGGCCAAAGGCGCCGACGCTACGGTGGTTTATGGTGTGAACCACGACATTCTGCGCCAGTCGCACCAGATCATCTCCAACGCTTCGTGCACCACCAACTGCCTGGCGCCAGTGGCGCAGGTGCTGCACCGCGAGCTGGGGATCGAAAGCGGCCTGATGACCACGATTCATGCCTACACCAACGACCAGAACCTGACCGACGTTTACCACACCGACCCGTACCGCGCGCGTTCGGCCACGCAGAACATGATCCCGAGCAAGACCGGCGCCGCTGAAGCGGTAGGCCTGGTGCTGCCGGAACTGGCGGGCAAACTGACCGGCATGGCGGTGCGCGTGCCGGTGATCAATGTGTCGCTGGTGGACCTGACCGTGCAGTTGAAGAAGGAAGCCACGGCCGACGAGGTCAACGCGCTGATGAAAGCCGCCAGCCAGCATTCGAAAATTTTGGGTTACAACACGTTGCCGCTGGTTTCCAGCGACTTCAACCACAACCCGCTGTCGTCGATCTTCGACGCCAATCACACCAAAGCCAGCGGCAAACTGCTGAAGGTGCTGGCCTGGTACGACAACGAATGGGGCTTTTCCAACCGCATGCTGGATAACTGCCTGGCGCTCTGCAACGCGGAATAA
- a CDS encoding ABC transporter substrate-binding protein, with amino-acid sequence MNAISRLATVISVASLFPLAILPLSVSAAESKGSVEVVHWWTSGGEKAAVDVLKAQIEKDGFTWKDGAVAGGGGATAMTVLKSRAVAGNPPGVAQIKGPDIQEWASTGLLDTDVLKDVAKEEKWDSLLDKKVSDTVKYDGDYVAVPVNIHRVNWLWINPEVFKKAGITKNPTTLEEFYAAGDKLKAAGFIPLAHGGQPWQDSTVFEAVVLSVMGVDGYKKALVDLDNKALTGPEMVKALTELKKVATYMDQDGKGQDWNLEAAKVINGKAGMQIMGDWAKSEWTAAKKVAGKDYECVAFPGTDKAFTYNIDSLAVFKQKDKGTAAGQQDIAKVVLGENFQKVFSINKGSIPVRNDMLNNMDKLGFDSCAQTAAKDFLADAKSGGLQPSMAHNMATTLAVQGAFFDVVTNYINDPKADPADAAKKLGAAVQSAK; translated from the coding sequence ATGAATGCGATTTCTCGCCTCGCTACTGTCATTTCTGTCGCCTCCCTGTTCCCGCTCGCAATTCTGCCTCTCAGTGTTTCCGCTGCCGAATCCAAAGGTTCGGTCGAAGTCGTGCACTGGTGGACGTCCGGTGGCGAAAAAGCCGCTGTCGATGTGCTCAAGGCGCAAATTGAAAAAGACGGTTTCACCTGGAAAGACGGCGCTGTCGCCGGCGGTGGCGGTGCCACGGCCATGACCGTGCTGAAAAGCCGCGCCGTTGCCGGTAACCCGCCGGGTGTCGCCCAGATCAAGGGCCCGGACATCCAGGAGTGGGCTTCCACCGGTCTGCTCGACACCGACGTCCTGAAGGACGTGGCCAAAGAAGAGAAGTGGGACAGCCTGCTCGACAAGAAAGTCTCCGATACCGTGAAGTACGACGGTGATTACGTGGCCGTACCGGTGAACATTCACCGGGTGAACTGGCTGTGGATCAACCCGGAAGTCTTCAAAAAGGCCGGCATCACCAAGAACCCGACCACCCTCGAAGAATTCTACGCCGCCGGCGACAAGCTCAAGGCTGCGGGCTTCATCCCGCTGGCCCACGGCGGTCAGCCTTGGCAGGACAGCACCGTGTTCGAAGCCGTGGTGCTCTCGGTCATGGGCGTTGATGGCTACAAAAAAGCCCTGGTCGATCTGGACAACAAAGCGCTGACCGGTCCGGAAATGGTCAAGGCGCTGACCGAGCTGAAGAAAGTCGCGACCTACATGGACCAGGACGGCAAGGGTCAGGACTGGAACCTGGAAGCGGCCAAGGTCATCAACGGCAAGGCCGGCATGCAGATCATGGGTGACTGGGCCAAGTCCGAATGGACCGCCGCCAAGAAAGTCGCCGGCAAGGACTACGAGTGCGTAGCGTTCCCTGGCACCGACAAGGCATTCACCTACAACATCGACTCCCTCGCGGTGTTCAAGCAGAAAGACAAAGGCACTGCGGCCGGTCAGCAGGACATCGCCAAAGTCGTGCTGGGTGAAAACTTCCAGAAAGTCTTCAGCATCAACAAAGGCTCGATCCCGGTACGTAACGACATGTTGAACAACATGGACAAACTCGGTTTCGACTCTTGCGCGCAGACCGCTGCCAAGGACTTCCTGGCAGACGCCAAGTCCGGTGGCCTGCAGCCGAGCATGGCGCACAACATGGCGACCACGCTGGCGGTGCAGGGCGCGTTCTTTGATGTCGTGACCAACTACATCAACGACCCGAAAGCCGACCCGGCCGATGCGGCCAAGAAACTGGGCGCGGCGGTTCAGTCGGCCAAATAA
- a CDS encoding RNA polymerase sigma factor: MSQSRFNHVFLSQRTSLLRTIERMVNNHSTAEDLLQETYLRVTRALSERAIDHLEPFVFQTARNLALDHLRARKIHSRTMVDDVPQDVVHSVAAPASSAEDAAHAEQLLERLNVSLSQLSPRQQQIFILSRLHGHSYQEIADELNVSLSTVQKELKLIMSICIGVAERLNGD; this comes from the coding sequence GTGAGTCAATCGCGCTTCAATCATGTCTTTCTCTCTCAGCGCACGTCCCTGCTGCGCACGATCGAGCGCATGGTCAACAACCACAGCACCGCCGAAGACCTGTTGCAGGAAACCTACCTGCGCGTGACGCGGGCGTTGAGCGAGCGCGCCATCGATCACCTTGAACCCTTCGTGTTCCAGACCGCGCGCAATCTGGCGCTGGATCACCTGCGTGCGCGCAAGATCCATTCGCGGACCATGGTCGATGACGTTCCGCAGGACGTGGTGCACAGCGTCGCCGCCCCCGCCAGCAGCGCCGAAGACGCCGCCCACGCCGAACAATTGCTGGAGCGCCTGAACGTGAGCCTCAGTCAACTCAGCCCCCGCCAGCAGCAGATTTTCATCCTCAGCCGCCTGCACGGGCACAGCTACCAGGAAATCGCCGACGAGTTGAATGTGTCCCTCAGCACCGTGCAGAAGGAACTCAAGCTGATCATGTCGATCTGCATCGGTGTCGCCGAGCGCTTGAATGGCGACTGA
- a CDS encoding AGE family epimerase/isomerase, with amino-acid sequence MDLFQPGFSSWLNAPAHQQWLADEGLRLLAFARAAKLPEGFGNLDERGHLPAHAQAETMNTARMTHSFAMAHIQGLPGFAELVDHGIAALRGPLRDALHGGWFAVAEHRDGNTGKNAYLHAFVALAASSAVVAQRPGAQALLDDAIDIIDTYFWSEEEGAMREFFNRDWREEEAYRGANSNMHATEAFLALADVTEDPRWLVRAQRIVERVIHGHAAANGYMVIEHFDRDWQPLREYNHDNPADGFRPYGTTPGHGFEWARLLLHLEAARVQAGMLTPGWLATDAQKLFEQNCRNGWDVDGAPGIVYTLDWDNKAVVRHRLHWTHAEASAAASALLKRTGDAQYETWYRLFWEFCEGHFIDRCDGSWHHELDPQNRPSADIWPGKPDLYHAWQAVLIPRLPLSPSMATALAQISRPVPV; translated from the coding sequence ATGGATCTCTTCCAACCCGGCTTCAGCAGTTGGCTGAATGCCCCTGCCCACCAGCAATGGCTCGCCGACGAAGGTCTGCGCCTGCTGGCATTCGCCAGAGCGGCAAAACTGCCCGAAGGTTTCGGCAACCTCGACGAACGCGGCCATCTGCCGGCGCATGCGCAAGCCGAAACCATGAACACCGCGCGCATGACCCATAGTTTCGCCATGGCCCATATTCAGGGGCTGCCGGGGTTTGCCGAACTGGTCGATCACGGCATCGCGGCCCTGCGCGGCCCGTTGCGGGATGCGCTGCACGGCGGCTGGTTTGCGGTCGCTGAACACCGCGATGGCAACACCGGCAAGAACGCCTATCTGCATGCCTTTGTCGCGCTCGCGGCCAGCTCGGCGGTGGTCGCGCAGCGTCCCGGCGCCCAGGCGCTGCTGGATGACGCGATCGACATCATCGACACCTATTTCTGGAGCGAAGAAGAGGGCGCCATGCGCGAATTCTTCAATCGCGACTGGCGCGAAGAAGAGGCCTATCGCGGCGCCAACAGCAACATGCACGCCACCGAAGCGTTCCTCGCGCTGGCCGATGTCACTGAAGATCCGCGCTGGCTGGTACGTGCGCAGCGCATCGTCGAGCGGGTGATCCACGGTCACGCCGCCGCCAACGGCTACATGGTCATTGAGCATTTCGACCGCGACTGGCAACCGCTGCGCGAGTACAACCACGACAATCCCGCCGATGGCTTCCGCCCTTACGGCACCACGCCGGGTCACGGTTTCGAGTGGGCGCGGCTGCTGTTGCATCTGGAAGCGGCGCGGGTCCAGGCCGGGATGCTCACGCCCGGCTGGCTGGCGACCGACGCGCAAAAACTCTTCGAGCAGAATTGCCGAAACGGCTGGGACGTCGATGGCGCGCCGGGGATCGTTTATACCCTCGACTGGGACAACAAAGCCGTGGTGCGTCATCGCTTGCATTGGACCCATGCCGAAGCCAGCGCGGCGGCCAGCGCCTTGCTCAAACGCACCGGTGATGCGCAATACGAAACCTGGTACCGGCTGTTCTGGGAATTCTGTGAAGGCCATTTCATCGATCGCTGCGACGGCAGCTGGCATCACGAACTCGATCCGCAAAACCGTCCGAGCGCCGATATCTGGCCGGGCAAACCCGATCTGTATCATGCCTGGCAGGCGGTATTGATCCCTCGTCTACCCTTGTCACCGAGTATGGCGACAGCTCTGGCGCAAATATCCCGGCCTGTTCCTGTGTAA